The segment ACTTAAGGCGGTTGCACCATCGGTTCATATGATCAAAGTGGATGTAGAATCGGAATTTGCTCCTATTATTGGGACGGAAAAGCAAAGTGAAGAACTAGTTCGTTATTTAATGCAGGACTTTGAGGATGATCCGCTGTCAATTTGGAATTCAGACATATTTGGAAGAAGTTTAAGTTCAATTGTGAGAGAGGGTATTCAAGCAAAAATTTCATTAATGCCAGAAAATGCGCGATATAAATTAAAGGAAACATTAGAAAGGATTATTAATGAAGGTTCAGGTGGGCTAATTGCCATAATTCTATAATTGTTAAGCCCGCTAAGCATATATATGTTAGTGGGCTTTTCTTTGGAATTTTCAAGTGATATAATAAGCTAGATGGGAAAATATTCTTTTTCTTTCTTTGGGTAGTGGAAAATATCTAAAAATGAAGTGAATATAAGGAAAGATTCCCATATTTTCATGAATAATTCTTGCTATCACTATTTTTATGTGATAATCTTTTAAAGGAATTGTTGTTGAATAAGCTTTTAACAATATTTATGCGGTATTTTTTTACATTGTATGTATAATATTCGCTCGATTTGTTTACAAATGTAACAAATAAAAGATTTCTAAAATACTCTAACTATTTTGGGAGGAGGTGAATGGCATGAACAAGACAGATTTAATTAATGCAGTAGCTGAAGCAACTGAGCTATCTAAGAAAGATGCAACGAAAGCAGTTGATGCCGTGTTTGAATCTATTCAAAACACACTAGCAAACGGTGATAAAGTACAACTTATCGGTTTCGGTAACTTCGAAGTACGTGAGCGTGCAGCACGTAAAGGACGTAATCCACAAACAGGTGAGGAAATCGAAATTGCAGCAAGTAAAGTACCTGCATTCAAACCAGGTAAGGCACTGAAAGATGCTGTAAAATAATTTTACATATCTTTTTTAGAAAAAGGTCACATGTGTGGCCTTTTTTTTATTTCTGAATAACACAGATAGATCCTACTCTATACTTTGATAAAAAGGATTCTATTCTATCTAAGTTCTAAGCTTAAGTGCACCTTATTAAAGGGACGGCAGTGAATTTAATCAATTCCAACTAAAGGATGTATATAATCTTTAGTGGAGTGGGGTTGTTTTGTGGCGCATAGGTTGATATGGTTGGTAAATTGGGTCAAATGTCTACACCACCTGAACACCTTCTAGCATTTGAACCAGGGCAGCGTTTTTTTACATGTCTATGGTTCGCTTTGTATCATTTAGTTTTTAAATGATAACACCTTTTTGGGAAGGATTTGAAGTATGAAAAAACCATTGTAATAGCAGTTGATTATAGCAACTTTGGCTAGCTTGTAAGTTTTTCTTTTTGCTATGTTTTTTTGGTTATGCTAATATAATCTTTATTCAAACTAAGATAGCTAGTTCTACTAGGTGTAAAATAGGAGGAACAACAATGGCAGAAGTAAATCGTACGCAAATTGAAGAAGCGGTGCGTTTAATTTTAGAAGCAGTTGGCGAAGACCCGAATCGAGAGGGTCTATTAGATACCCCTAAGCGAGTGGCAAAAATGTATGAAGAAGTTTTTCAAGGACTAAATCAAGATCCACGTGAATATTTTGAAACCATTTTTTCAGAAGATCATGAAGAGGTAGTTTTGGTAAAGGATATTCCGTTTTATTCTATGTGCGAACATCACTTAGTCCCATTTTTTGGACATGCTCATGTGGCCTACATACCTCGAAATGGAAAAGTAACTGGATTGAGTAAGTTGGCTAGAGCAGTTGAAGCGGTTGCCAAAAGACCTCAACTACAAGAAAGAATCACTTCAACTGTTGCAGAGTCTATAATGGAAAAGCTAGAACCTCATGGTGTCATGGTCGTTGTTGAGGCGGAGCATATGTGTATGACAATGCGTGGAGTGAAAAAACCAGGCGCTAAGACTGTTACAACAGCGGTTAGAGGTAGCTTTAAAGAGGACGCGCAAGCACGTTCAGAAATTTTATCGTTCATTAAGAATTAAAGAATAGAGGATTTAATTGATGAAAAAAAACGGTTATGAACTAGATGGTTAGGGTAGAAGAGGAGCAGAAAATTGACACGCCTCTCTAATCTGAAATGTTCAACGGTTTAATACTGACGGTAAAAGTTGAATGAATCTACGATTCTGATATATTGAAACATTGTATATTGAGTTGCTTTTCATATTGAAGAGCAGCTTTTTATTTTCTAAAACAAGAACAGACCTAATTCATTGTCTATTGCTTCTCTAAAGATATTCCTCTCTATTAATTCATATACTAGAGTTAAATCCCTCTCGATTTCAGTATAATAGTGGGGTCATTTTTTTACTCTTGAAGAATCCTCCTGCATTCCTTTCCAAACTACAAAACAGTGCTATTAATGTAAAGAGTCATATAGTGGAAGCATCAATTTAGTGATGTGGCCAGCTATTTATATTCAAAATCTTACGTATTTGATTAATTTACTTATTCTATTCAATTCGCAGAACCTATAGGGTTTATGTTATAATGGTCAGTACGTTCAGGTACGTTTTTGAAAGATACATATGTGAAGAAATGGGGATTCGAAAGTATGCCGATATCTACTAGTATACAATCCATTAAAAACTATATTGAAGAACAACTTACGCATCCGTTCTTAAAAAGAAATTTAGGAACACCGAATATTAATGAAGATAAGTTGAAAATATTGATGATACCTTTTAATGGGAATGTTGAATTGAAGGAAATGAAATACATCGCTACAACGATGCTGGTTGAGATTGCTTTGAATACCCATGATCAAGTCTCAGTAGAAGAAGAAGCTTCCCAAGTCAATCGTCAACTAACCGTTTTAGCTGGGGATTACTTTAGTGGATTATATTATCAAATACTCGCTAATATGGATAACCTTGCACTCATCCAAGCTCTTGCCTCTGGGATTAAAATTATAAATGAAAACAAAATCCGGTTGAATCAACAAAAAGTATTGAGCACTTATGATGCGTTTACTTGTGTGAAGAATATAGAAACAGCCCATATTCAAGCATTTTTCGCCCATTTCAATGAGGATAAACATATAGAGAGGGTTACGGATTATCTTTTAGCGAAGCGGTTGGAGAAGGAAACAAACCTATTTATGAAAACAAACCAGTCTTCTTTGTACTATCATGTTAACGGTCAATATTTTCCAGATAAGGTAAACAATCTTGATTCCCTCACTATTAATGAAAAGCAACAGCTTGTCTCTGAAGTAAAGGGTAAAATAAACGCAATAAAAGAAACGACGAATTTGCATTTTAGTGGTCAAGCAGTTCATAATTCTTTCGTGAAAGAAGCGTTCTCTTTAGCCACACAGGCATCAGCTATGACGAATTTGTATGCAGAGGAAGGGTAAAATGACACAAACCAAAGAACAAAAAGTTCATAACGTATTTGAAAAAATATATGGAAATTATGATAAGATGAACAGCTTAATTAGCTTC is part of the Bacillus spongiae genome and harbors:
- a CDS encoding HU family DNA-binding protein — its product is MNKTDLINAVAEATELSKKDATKAVDAVFESIQNTLANGDKVQLIGFGNFEVRERAARKGRNPQTGEEIEIAASKVPAFKPGKALKDAVK
- the folE gene encoding GTP cyclohydrolase I FolE, which translates into the protein MAEVNRTQIEEAVRLILEAVGEDPNREGLLDTPKRVAKMYEEVFQGLNQDPREYFETIFSEDHEEVVLVKDIPFYSMCEHHLVPFFGHAHVAYIPRNGKVTGLSKLARAVEAVAKRPQLQERITSTVAESIMEKLEPHGVMVVVEAEHMCMTMRGVKKPGAKTVTTAVRGSFKEDAQARSEILSFIKN
- a CDS encoding heptaprenyl diphosphate synthase component 1; translated protein: MPISTSIQSIKNYIEEQLTHPFLKRNLGTPNINEDKLKILMIPFNGNVELKEMKYIATTMLVEIALNTHDQVSVEEEASQVNRQLTVLAGDYFSGLYYQILANMDNLALIQALASGIKIINENKIRLNQQKVLSTYDAFTCVKNIETAHIQAFFAHFNEDKHIERVTDYLLAKRLEKETNLFMKTNQSSLYYHVNGQYFPDKVNNLDSLTINEKQQLVSEVKGKINAIKETTNLHFSGQAVHNSFVKEAFSLATQASAMTNLYAEEG